In Pyxidicoccus trucidator, a genomic segment contains:
- a CDS encoding OmpA family protein → MLVAALVATSASGQTLSSPLVAFDAERLRLSAAATDSLLVDSGRVLSEGGYRLSLLANYERGILVLEGSDGVDRSILHYRTSAWLMGAWSPVDRLELSARLPVIISQGGHGAATLAGVSEPSSAGLGTPEVGARYSLLRREEGAPVSLAVGLDVGLPGGRASAFGRQEHWAGFQLSPRVSVGREVGMFALGASLGARVRSTEVEPGRDVGTELEQGLMVATRGDGLRAELALQVAESLVHPDVAVELLGGVRLPIGGGFELNALAGHGFTDIPGTPSWRLGAGIAWAHNPPPEDVCKGGRKHTPEQCPDSDDDGDSVPNKSDRCPLEAGSPDNAGCPDQDSDGDGVVDRLDRCPNEAGSPDHDGCPAPDSDGDGVPDATDKCPNEKGTVENQGCPAVQDTDGDGVPDATDRCPDEKGVVENQGCPAVQDADGDGVPDATDKCPNEPGVASRQGCPEPVAPPVAEERLSLANRKIVFPVGLSEIQGDGARELDAIAELLKSRPGVSLRIEGHTDSTGPEQLNQTLSQERANAVRAYLIQRGIAGSRLEARGYGPSRPVASNDTPEGRTENRRVEFIVTQ, encoded by the coding sequence GTGCTCGTCGCGGCCCTGGTCGCCACCAGCGCCTCGGGGCAGACGCTCTCCAGCCCGTTGGTGGCGTTCGATGCGGAGCGGCTGCGGCTCAGCGCCGCCGCGACGGACTCGCTGCTGGTGGACTCGGGGCGGGTGCTCTCGGAAGGCGGCTATCGCCTCAGCCTGCTGGCCAACTATGAGCGCGGCATCCTCGTCCTGGAGGGCAGTGATGGGGTCGACCGGTCCATCCTGCACTACCGGACCTCGGCGTGGCTGATGGGGGCGTGGTCTCCGGTGGACCGCCTGGAGCTGTCCGCCCGGCTGCCGGTCATCATCTCCCAGGGCGGCCATGGCGCGGCGACGCTGGCGGGGGTCTCCGAGCCTTCGTCCGCGGGGCTCGGGACGCCGGAGGTGGGCGCGCGCTACTCGCTGCTCCGGCGCGAGGAAGGGGCGCCGGTGTCCCTCGCGGTGGGGCTCGACGTGGGGCTTCCGGGAGGCCGGGCGAGCGCCTTCGGGCGCCAGGAGCATTGGGCCGGGTTCCAGCTCTCGCCCCGCGTCTCCGTGGGGCGCGAGGTGGGGATGTTCGCGCTGGGTGCCAGCCTGGGCGCTCGGGTGAGGTCGACGGAGGTCGAGCCCGGTCGCGACGTGGGCACCGAGCTCGAGCAGGGGTTGATGGTGGCCACCCGGGGAGACGGCCTGCGCGCCGAGCTGGCCTTGCAGGTGGCGGAGTCGCTGGTGCACCCGGATGTGGCGGTGGAGCTGCTCGGAGGCGTGCGGCTGCCCATTGGCGGTGGCTTCGAGCTGAATGCGCTCGCCGGGCATGGCTTCACCGACATTCCTGGGACGCCCTCGTGGCGTCTGGGTGCGGGGATTGCCTGGGCCCACAACCCTCCGCCCGAGGACGTCTGCAAGGGAGGACGGAAGCACACGCCCGAGCAGTGCCCTGACTCCGATGACGATGGTGACTCCGTGCCCAACAAGTCGGACCGGTGTCCGCTGGAGGCCGGGTCGCCGGACAACGCGGGGTGCCCGGACCAGGACTCGGATGGCGATGGTGTCGTCGACCGGCTGGACCGCTGCCCGAACGAGGCGGGGTCTCCGGACCACGACGGTTGCCCGGCGCCTGATTCGGACGGAGATGGCGTGCCGGATGCCACGGACAAGTGCCCGAACGAGAAGGGGACCGTGGAGAACCAGGGATGCCCTGCCGTACAGGACACGGACGGCGACGGCGTGCCGGATGCCACGGACAGGTGCCCTGACGAGAAGGGCGTCGTGGAGAACCAGGGATGCCCGGCCGTGCAGGACGCGGACGGCGACGGCGTGCCGGATGCCACGGACAAGTGCCCGAACGAGCCGGGAGTGGCGAGCCGGCAGGGCTGCCCCGAGCCTGTCGCGCCTCCGGTCGCGGAGGAGCGGCTCTCCCTGGCGAACCGCAAGATTGTCTTCCCGGTGGGTCTCTCCGAGATTCAGGGAGACGGCGCACGCGAGCTGGATGCGATTGCCGAGCTCCTGAAGTCGCGGCCCGGCGTCTCACTCCGCATCGAGGGCCACACGGACAGCACGGGACCGGAACAGCTCAATCAGACGCTGAGCCAGGAGCGCGCGAATGCGGTGCGGGCCTACCTCATCCAGCGTGGCATCGCGGGCTCTCGCCTCGAGGCCCGGGGCTACGGTCCGTCGCGCCCCGTTGCATCGAACGACACGCCGGAAGGCCGGACCGAGAACCGCCGCGTGGAGTTCATCGTCACGCAGTGA
- a CDS encoding protein kinase domain-containing protein yields the protein MRTLAPDAVVAGRYRVLRFIAEGAMGEVYAVEDLALRERVALKLIRAEYATRPQSAERFRRELLLARRVTHPNVCRVFDLGLHSGTGPEGSPREMPFFTMELLEGLTLREHLMRHGRLAPDEALLLAGQMAAALDAAHAAGVIHRDFKSGNVMRVQAPGAPGGVRVAVTDFGLAWGVPREGEAAASCEGAFLGSPGYMSPEQVACRPVTPASDVYSFGVVLFELVTGRLPFVADVPLTAAFKRLHEPPPAPRTLVPELAPVWDDVLLRCLARTPESRFTSASQVVSALREGSRESDPPERAAARRWRWPRMTLVTTSLAVASLGATLHPPAGGPAWLAASVTSPGVVAPVARRSVAVLAPRNLSARPDAAWLSTALVEMLSAELTAGEHVRVLSGEDVARMDRELALPEGESLAADTLERIRVHSGADLVLTGGYLLLAQEGRVALRLDLRLQESASGETVAQVTETGTERDLLALVSRVGEVLRVRLGMAPLTTEQVRSVRSSLPARPDAARLYAEGLAALRRWDAATAVVRLERVVELEPGFPLAHSALAVAFKQLFLDERASEAARRAYALSGRLSREERLLVEARHHEARASWGHAIEAYRTLFDFFPDNVEYGTALVSAQVSAGQNREALATLDSLRRLPPPLSEDARIDLVAALATSAAGDFAAARRHAAGAVARARRAGQHLMVAHALISESFALRNQGESARAVELMEEAERLFLTEGDRGGALRAMLGRAIALTDQVRFHDAEAVYADALRAAREFRGTTLEAETLVNAGWLRCHLGYQAEALRFTEDARALFQRLGLHLDFNSSTIQLGMVMRRRGELDAAQRLLEKGAEAARSTIQDDYHEAWAHYELGLLLLDRGEPTRAREPLERALALRRERGMGAFVEETELALARLALAEERPEEALSRAESARSAYAAQRTVDKEGLASALVASALLARGDVAGARLAMDRARALAGNGENAFIAAEVTLTAARLAARAGTPEEQRVSAGELDALVARATTGGMAGVALEARLARVELVRSEGGASLAESRAIQAEADRLGYAGLARRARMVAPR from the coding sequence GTGCGGACGCTCGCCCCAGACGCGGTGGTGGCAGGGCGTTACCGGGTGCTGCGCTTCATCGCGGAGGGCGCGATGGGCGAGGTCTACGCGGTGGAGGACCTGGCGCTGCGCGAGCGAGTGGCCCTCAAGCTCATCCGCGCGGAGTACGCCACCCGGCCCCAGTCCGCCGAGCGCTTCCGGCGCGAGCTGCTCCTGGCGAGACGGGTGACACACCCCAACGTGTGCCGGGTGTTCGACCTGGGCCTGCATTCGGGCACCGGCCCGGAGGGCTCGCCGCGCGAGATGCCGTTCTTCACCATGGAGCTGCTGGAGGGGCTGACGCTCCGGGAGCACCTGATGCGGCACGGGCGGCTGGCACCGGACGAGGCCCTGCTGCTCGCCGGCCAGATGGCCGCCGCGCTCGACGCGGCGCATGCGGCAGGCGTCATCCACCGCGACTTCAAGAGCGGCAACGTGATGCGGGTCCAGGCCCCCGGCGCGCCAGGGGGGGTGCGGGTGGCGGTGACCGACTTCGGGCTCGCCTGGGGCGTGCCGCGCGAGGGCGAGGCCGCCGCCTCGTGCGAGGGCGCCTTCCTGGGCAGCCCTGGCTATATGTCCCCCGAGCAGGTGGCGTGCAGGCCCGTGACGCCCGCCTCGGATGTGTACTCCTTCGGGGTGGTGCTCTTCGAGCTGGTGACGGGGCGGCTCCCCTTCGTGGCGGACGTGCCGCTCACGGCCGCCTTCAAGCGTCTGCACGAGCCTCCGCCCGCGCCGCGCACCCTGGTTCCGGAGCTGGCGCCCGTCTGGGATGACGTGCTGCTGCGCTGCCTGGCGCGCACGCCCGAGTCGCGCTTCACCAGCGCGAGCCAGGTCGTCTCGGCCTTGAGGGAGGGCTCGCGCGAGTCGGACCCGCCGGAGCGGGCCGCGGCACGACGGTGGCGGTGGCCACGAATGACGCTCGTCACCACCTCGCTGGCGGTGGCGAGCCTGGGCGCGACGCTCCACCCGCCAGCGGGCGGGCCCGCGTGGCTGGCGGCGTCCGTCACCTCTCCGGGCGTGGTGGCTCCGGTGGCGCGCCGGTCCGTGGCGGTGCTGGCGCCGCGCAACCTGTCCGCCCGGCCAGACGCGGCCTGGCTGTCCACCGCGCTGGTGGAGATGCTCTCCGCGGAGCTGACGGCGGGCGAGCACGTGCGCGTGCTGTCCGGTGAGGACGTGGCGCGCATGGACCGTGAGCTGGCGCTGCCCGAGGGCGAGAGCCTCGCGGCGGACACGCTCGAGCGCATCCGCGTCCACTCGGGCGCTGACCTGGTGCTGACGGGCGGGTACCTGCTGCTGGCGCAGGAGGGCCGGGTGGCGCTTCGGTTGGACCTGCGGCTCCAGGAGTCGGCGAGCGGCGAGACGGTGGCGCAGGTAACGGAGACGGGGACGGAGCGGGACCTGCTGGCGCTCGTGTCACGGGTGGGCGAAGTGCTGCGCGTGCGGCTGGGCATGGCGCCGCTCACCACCGAGCAGGTTCGGAGCGTGCGCAGCTCCCTGCCCGCCCGTCCCGACGCCGCGCGCCTCTACGCCGAAGGGCTGGCCGCACTGCGCCGGTGGGACGCGGCCACCGCAGTGGTGCGGCTGGAGCGCGTGGTGGAGCTCGAGCCCGGCTTCCCCCTGGCTCACTCGGCGCTGGCCGTCGCCTTCAAGCAGCTCTTCCTGGACGAGCGCGCGAGCGAGGCCGCGCGGCGCGCCTACGCGCTGTCCGGCAGGCTGTCCCGCGAGGAGCGGCTGTTGGTGGAGGCGCGCCACCACGAGGCGCGGGCCAGCTGGGGGCACGCCATCGAAGCGTACCGCACTCTCTTCGACTTCTTCCCCGACAACGTGGAGTACGGCACCGCGCTGGTGTCCGCGCAGGTCTCCGCGGGACAGAACCGCGAGGCGTTGGCCACCCTGGACTCGCTCCGCCGCCTGCCCCCACCCCTGAGCGAGGACGCGCGCATCGACCTGGTGGCGGCGCTGGCCACCAGCGCCGCGGGTGATTTCGCCGCCGCGCGCCGGCACGCCGCGGGCGCAGTGGCCCGGGCCCGCCGGGCGGGCCAGCACCTGATGGTGGCCCATGCGCTCATCTCCGAGTCGTTCGCCCTGCGCAACCAGGGGGAGTCCGCTCGAGCGGTGGAGTTGATGGAGGAGGCGGAGCGGCTGTTCCTCACCGAGGGGGACCGGGGGGGCGCGCTGCGGGCCATGCTGGGGCGCGCCATCGCCCTCACGGACCAGGTGCGCTTCCACGACGCGGAGGCGGTCTATGCGGACGCGCTCCGGGCGGCGCGCGAGTTCCGGGGCACCACGCTGGAGGCGGAGACGCTCGTCAACGCGGGATGGCTGCGCTGCCACCTGGGCTACCAGGCCGAGGCCCTGCGCTTCACCGAGGATGCGCGAGCGCTCTTCCAGCGCCTGGGGCTTCACCTCGACTTCAACTCCTCCACCATCCAGCTCGGCATGGTGATGCGGCGCCGGGGCGAGCTGGACGCGGCGCAGCGCCTGCTGGAGAAGGGGGCGGAGGCCGCCCGCTCCACAATCCAGGACGACTATCACGAAGCGTGGGCGCACTATGAGCTGGGGCTCCTGCTGCTGGACCGGGGGGAGCCGACGCGAGCGCGCGAGCCGCTGGAGCGCGCGCTGGCGCTGCGGCGGGAGCGCGGGATGGGGGCCTTCGTGGAGGAGACGGAGCTGGCGCTGGCGCGGCTGGCGCTGGCGGAGGAACGGCCCGAGGAGGCGCTCTCCCGGGCGGAGTCCGCGCGCTCCGCGTACGCGGCGCAACGTACGGTGGACAAGGAGGGGCTGGCGTCCGCCCTGGTGGCAAGCGCGCTGCTGGCGCGTGGGGACGTAGCGGGTGCGCGACTCGCCATGGACCGGGCCCGCGCGCTGGCAGGCAACGGGGAGAACGCCTTCATCGCCGCCGAGGTGACGCTCACCGCCGCGCGGCTGGCGGCACGGGCGGGGACCCCCGAGGAGCAGCGAGTGTCGGCGGGCGAGCTGGACGCCCTGGTGGCGCGTGCGACCACCGGAGGCATGGCGGGCGTGGCGCTGGAGGCGCGGCTGGCCCGGGTGGAGCTGGTTCGTTCCGAAGGGGGCGCGTCCCTCGCGGAGTCGCGGGCCATCCAGGCCGAGGCAGACAGGTTGGGCTACGCCGGCCTGGCCCGCCGCGCCCGCATGGTCGCCCCGCGCTGA
- a CDS encoding helix-hairpin-helix domain-containing protein produces the protein MRRIGSALLAVSMFAGCGGLETESSSEPLASPSLESQQSAILTTTDVDVAAECQGILTFVNTASYQTLDAYLPSNVVTNLVNRRATAPFTSLADLSSVPLVGEARLKQLESGARTLDYIDADCTGIFDGLALSHDDAAAIVSLVNVIDDSELHDVLPDAWNGAANLLNLRPFTSAQAISNVAGIGEVSFRNIRNSATLSRPFEALAAALNAIPSNGSRGAQLRRHFDWWNEVTARHDYSRGGPTCFGLEPSSVPSGATIRPNLANATEVRAKVVSTLNYVNASSQISASVINAGLANLDARIAGRSFKGCIFTYADDPWSSHTVSIFVDTVNGFSVLTETWWAE, from the coding sequence ATGCGTCGTATTGGCTCAGCCCTTCTTGCCGTGAGCATGTTCGCCGGTTGCGGTGGTCTCGAAACCGAGTCCTCCTCCGAGCCGCTCGCGTCTCCTTCCCTCGAGTCGCAGCAGTCGGCGATCCTCACCACCACGGACGTGGACGTCGCCGCGGAGTGCCAGGGCATCCTCACCTTCGTGAACACGGCGTCGTACCAGACGCTGGACGCGTACCTGCCCAGCAACGTCGTCACCAACCTCGTCAACCGGCGTGCGACGGCGCCCTTCACGTCGCTGGCGGACCTGTCCTCGGTGCCGCTGGTCGGTGAGGCCCGCCTCAAGCAGCTTGAGAGCGGTGCCCGCACGCTGGACTACATCGACGCGGACTGCACCGGCATCTTCGACGGGCTGGCCCTCTCCCATGACGACGCGGCGGCCATCGTGTCGCTGGTCAACGTCATCGACGACTCGGAGCTGCACGACGTCCTGCCGGACGCGTGGAACGGCGCCGCGAATCTCCTCAACCTGCGCCCGTTCACGTCGGCCCAGGCCATCTCCAACGTGGCGGGCATCGGCGAGGTGAGCTTCCGGAACATCCGGAACTCGGCCACGCTGAGCCGGCCGTTCGAGGCGCTCGCCGCCGCGCTGAACGCCATCCCCAGCAACGGCTCCCGCGGCGCGCAGCTGCGGCGCCACTTCGACTGGTGGAATGAGGTAACGGCCCGGCACGACTACTCCCGGGGCGGTCCGACGTGCTTCGGGCTCGAGCCCAGCAGCGTCCCGTCTGGCGCGACCATCCGGCCGAACCTGGCCAACGCCACCGAGGTGCGCGCCAAGGTCGTGTCCACGCTGAACTACGTCAACGCGAGCAGCCAGATCTCCGCCAGCGTCATCAACGCGGGCCTGGCGAACCTCGACGCGCGCATCGCGGGGCGCTCGTTCAAGGGCTGCATCTTCACCTACGCGGATGACCCGTGGAGCAGCCACACCGTCTCCATCTTCGTCGACACCGTGAACGGCTTCAGCGTGCTGACCGAGACCTGGTGGGCGGAGTAG
- a CDS encoding alpha-hydroxy acid oxidase → MIVNIEDLRQRASRRLPKAVFDYVEGAAEDGFTAGANRRGFDRYLFRARSLVDVSVVDRSTTVLGEKLATPLILGPTGLAGLLAPRGEELAAKGAASRGALFTLSTMSIGTIEEVAAAAPSPLWFQLYVWRDRGVTRSLVERAKAAGYRALCLTVDVPAMGNRENDRRNGFTIPPRLTFTNMLDVFRHLGWVLRMSSSPRATFGNFVDVPALKRTDAVSVAQFTNSQFDPSVTWKDVEWLRTVWPGPLVLKGISCAEDARRAVELGVEALIVSNHGGRQLDFLPGAVDVLPEVVDAVAGRSEVILDGGIRRGSDVVKAIAMGARACMIGRPFLYGLAANGQAGVELALDILSKEIDRTLALLGRPRLADLDRSALRVDAPALLDTPSSPLRLMDGARRLPADGTHGG, encoded by the coding sequence GTGATCGTCAACATCGAAGACCTCCGTCAGCGTGCCAGTCGCCGGCTCCCCAAGGCCGTCTTCGACTACGTGGAGGGTGCCGCCGAGGATGGCTTCACCGCGGGCGCCAACCGGCGTGGCTTCGACCGCTATCTCTTCCGGGCGCGCTCGCTGGTCGACGTGAGCGTGGTGGACCGCTCCACCACGGTGCTGGGCGAGAAGCTCGCGACGCCGCTCATCCTCGGGCCCACGGGGCTGGCGGGGCTGCTGGCACCGCGAGGCGAGGAGCTGGCCGCGAAGGGCGCGGCGAGCCGGGGCGCGCTCTTCACGCTGAGCACCATGTCCATTGGAACCATTGAAGAGGTGGCCGCGGCGGCTCCCTCGCCACTGTGGTTCCAGCTCTACGTGTGGAGGGACCGTGGCGTCACGCGCTCGCTGGTGGAGCGGGCGAAGGCGGCGGGCTACCGCGCGCTGTGCCTCACGGTGGACGTGCCGGCCATGGGCAACCGGGAGAACGACCGGCGCAATGGCTTCACCATTCCTCCGCGCCTCACCTTCACCAACATGCTGGACGTGTTCCGGCACCTGGGCTGGGTGCTGCGGATGTCCTCCAGCCCTCGCGCCACGTTCGGCAACTTCGTGGACGTGCCGGCGCTGAAGCGCACGGATGCGGTGTCCGTCGCGCAGTTCACCAACAGCCAGTTCGACCCGTCGGTGACGTGGAAGGACGTGGAGTGGCTGCGCACGGTGTGGCCGGGGCCACTGGTGCTCAAGGGCATCTCCTGCGCGGAGGACGCGCGGCGCGCGGTGGAGCTGGGGGTGGAGGCGCTCATCGTCTCCAACCACGGCGGCCGGCAGCTCGACTTCCTCCCCGGCGCGGTGGACGTGCTGCCGGAGGTGGTGGACGCGGTGGCGGGGCGCAGCGAGGTCATCCTCGATGGCGGCATCCGCCGGGGCTCGGACGTGGTGAAGGCCATCGCCATGGGCGCTCGGGCCTGCATGATTGGGCGGCCCTTCCTGTACGGGCTGGCCGCGAATGGACAGGCCGGCGTGGAGCTGGCGCTGGACATCCTCTCCAAGGAGATTGACCGGACGCTGGCGTTGCTCGGCCGGCCGCGGCTCGCGGACCTGGACCGCTCGGCCCTCCGCGTGGACGCGCCCGCGCTGCTGGACACGCCCTCATCCCCGCTTCGACTGATGGACGGGGCCCGACGGCTGCCGGCGGATGGCACCCACGGTGGGTGA